One Fusarium poae strain DAOMC 252244 chromosome 4, whole genome shotgun sequence DNA window includes the following coding sequences:
- a CDS encoding hypothetical protein (SECRETED:SignalP(1-20)): MPSLVSLTALLGALASHISASPADLNKRGLSLPPLIPKIPGVTEPLADNAPPLPILQLPTPPLDSPPFKTSNIKPKKIGYFWTGAGDNKHADFLVTASLDDDTFGEIIHITDVNTSGNSPHHLGSSLDGKTLVGGGLLSLLKTQDTAFYFDTSDPYHPKFDHSNRGILGSIVDEIRAKPDGGFFITYMGSAVGTSPGRLIETDASGNIIHEWPEDVESTLNVLEEQFSPHGLSIDFDKNIILTSDFVVPITILKPTLGIKKADTLRLWDLKTRKIISTITIPNGQGIQDVKFIPGNKESAALASAVGPGQVWIIYPFRRDSQGNQGVAKLLYDLGDKAKDSLAIYSDITDDGKLAYFTITLGNHIAVLDISDLDNVKRLDDPDEEQPIIGPHYVKISPDKKNLLITGYFVQGGDISIVNTPGDYKGHWIDINDDGSLSFNRTIDFEKIFTRSRGGARPHSSVIFDLTDPKNPIYY; this comes from the exons ATGCCCTCTCTCGTCTCCCTCACAGCCCTCTTGGGTGCACTGGCTTCTCATATTTCAGCATCTCCAGCTGATCTCAACAAGAGAGGACTCAGCCTGCCTCCCCTGATCCCCAAGATCCCAGGTGTCACCGAGCCTCTGGCAGATAACGCTCCTCCGCTGCCCATCCTTCAACTCCCCACTCCTCCTCTGGATAGCCCTCCTTTCAAGACGTCTAACatcaagcccaagaagatCGGGTACTTCTGGACGGGTGCTGGTGACAACAAGCACGCCGACTTCCTTGTCACTGCTAGTTTAGATGAT GATACTTTTGGTGAAATCATCCACATCACCGATGTGAACACCAGCGGCAACTCACCTCACCATCTGGGAAGCTCCCTCGACGGAAAGACCCTCGTTGGTGGTGGTCTACTGTCTCTCCTCAAGACACAGGATACGGCCTTTTACTTCGACACCTCGGACCCCTACCACCCCAAATTCGACCACAGTAACCGGGGTATCTTGGGCTCCATTGTCGATGAGATCCGAGCTAAGCCTGATGGTGGTTTTTTCATCACCTACATGGGCAGTGCTGTTGGTACATCTCCTGGACGTTTGATTGAGACTGACGCTAGTGGCAACATCATCCACGAGTGGCCCGAGGATGTCGAGAGCACCTTGAACGTCCTTGAGGAACAGTTCTCCCCTCACGGTCTCAGCATTGACTTTGACAAGAATATTATCCTTACTTCTGACTTTGTTGTGCCCATTACGATCCTCAAGCCTACCCTTGGTATCAAGAAGGCCGATACTCTTCGTCTTTGGGACCTCAAGACTCGCAAGATCATTTCTACTATCACCATTCCTAAC GGTCAAGGTATCCAGGATGTCAAGTTCATTCCCGGCAACAAGGAGAGCGCTGCTCTGGCTTC TGCTGTCGGTCCTGGCCAAGTTTGGATCATCTACCCCTTCCGCAGGGACTCTCAGGGCAACCAGGGTGTTGCCAAGCTCCTGTACGATCTCGGCGACAAAGCTAAAGACTCTCTGGCTATTTACTCAGACATCACCGACGATGGCAAGCTCGCTTACTTCACCATTACTCTCGGCAACCACATCGCTGTTCTCGATATCTCCGACCTCGACAACGTCAAGCGTCTCGATGATCCTGATGAGGAACAGCCCATTATTGGCCCCCACTACGTCAAGATTTCTCCCGATAAGAAGAACTTGCTTATCACCGGTTACTTTGTGCAGGGTGGAGATATCTCTATCGTCAACACTCCCGGCGATTACAAGGGCCACTGGATCGACATCAACGACGACGGATCTCTTAGTTTCAACCGCACCATTGATTTCGAGAAGATCTTCACAAGGAGTCGTGGTGGCGCCCGACCCCATAGCTCTGTCATCTTTGATCTCACTGATCCTAAGAACCCCATTTACTACTAG
- a CDS encoding hypothetical protein (SECRETED:SignalP(1-22)), with product MKGASFLSSALALCLGTGLVAAAPKDAQQPGFDKGQPYNGNGKGSVILGGTNEELDLQNPDNLGRQSTDNGVVPNLKWSFSDSKTRLLKGGWVREQVIQDLPSSHDISGAQQHLVKGAIRELHWHRVAEWGFVYNGSVLVSAVDEHGRYQEEVLNYGDIWYFPKGAAHTIQGLADENEYLLVFDEADFDKVGTTFMVDDWITHTPKDILAKNFGVDPSVFENVTSPNPYILNAEVSKKNVTDGPAGTLSGNSSFVYRTFQHEPEKIGGTGGKFWKIDSTNFPASKTLAATFVTLKPGGLRELHWHPNAEEWLYFHQGKAKATVFIGNAAARTFDFSAGDTAAFPDNSGHYIENTSEDEDLIWIEVYKSDRVADISLTQWLALTPPEIVAQTLNVSISFVESLKKEKQVLIE from the exons ATGAAGGGTGCATCATTCTTATCCTCCGCGCTGGCCTTGTGTCTTGGAACAGGTCTTGTCGCTGCTGCTCCCAAAGACGCTCAACAACCCGGCTTCGACAAGGGCCAGCCGTACAACGGAAACGGCAAAGGTTCTGTTATTCTAG GCGGCACAAATGAGGAACTTGATCTTCAGAACCCCGACAATCTCGGGCGCCAGTCAACCGACAACGGTGTTGTTCCTAACCTCAAGTGGAGCTTCTCCGACTCCAAGACTCGCCTCTTGAAGGGTGGCTGGGTTCGTGAGCAGGTGATTCAGGACCTTCCGTCTAGTCATGACATCTCTGGTGCTCAGCAGCATCTTGTCAAAGGCGCCATTCGTGAACTTCACTGGCACCGCGTT GCCGAATGGGGTTTTGTATATAACGGGTCTGTTCTTGTCTCTGCCGTTGACGAGCACGGCCGATACCAGGAAGAGGTTCTCAACTACGGGGATATCTGGTACTTCCCAAAGGGAGCCGCTCACACCATTCAGGGTCTTGCGGATGAGAATGAGTATCTCCTGGTCTTTGACGAGGCCGACTTTGACAAAGTTGG CACCACTTTCATGGTTGACGACTGGATTACTCACACCCCCAAAGACATCCTCGCCAAAAACTTTGGCGTCGACCCTTCAGTCTTTGAAAACGTCACTAGCCCTAACCCCTACATCCTCAACGCCGAGGTTAGCAAGAAGAACGTCACCGACGGCCCAGCCGGCACGCTCTCTGGTAACAGCTCTTTCGTCTACCGCACATTCCAGCACGAACCCGAGAAGATTGGTGGTACAGGTGGCAAGTTCTGGAAGATTGACTCAACCAACTTCCCTGCTTCCAAGACTCTCGCGGCGACTTTTGTGACACTAAAGCCGGGTGGTCTACGCGAGCTTCACTGGCACCCTAATGCTGAAGAGTGGCTGTACTTTCACCAGGGAAAGGCCAAGGCTACGGTGTTTATCGGTAACGCTGCTGCTCGGACCTTTGACTTTTCTGCTGGTGACACTGCAGCGTTCCCCGACAACTCTGG TCACTACATTGAGAACACgtctgaggatgaggatctcATTTGGATCGAAGTGTACAAGTCAGACCGCGTCGCTGATATTTCTTTGACACAATGGCTTGCCTTGACGCCCCCTGAGATTGTCGCGCAGACTCTTAACGTATCGATCAGCTTTGTTGAGAGtctgaagaaggagaagcaaGTTCTTATTGAGTAG